One Halosegnis longus DNA window includes the following coding sequences:
- a CDS encoding aldo/keto reductase has protein sequence MNRDASWEYRNEFHESFARTYFRRFGDGLVSSVGIGTYLGDATDERDDAYYTAVREALATGVNVIDTAINYRHQRSERVVGRAIADSDVDRDAVLLATKGGFVPFDGERPDDPGRYVREEFSDYEFVRGNCLDPDFVGESLDRSLDNLGVESVDLYYLHNPEMQLEEHDSETVYDMIEAAFTRLEERAAAGDINHYGVATWEGLRVPATHESYLSLPELVRRARAASDAAGTTSTHLRALQLPFNVRMADAFTVESHAGPEGQQSALWFAHEAGLDVFASAPLLQGELAVEGGLPDGVAERLDGETTAQKAINFARSAPGVTSALVGMGTVAHVAENVAAGEYSPLGADGFDAVFE, from the coding sequence ATGAACCGCGACGCGTCGTGGGAATATCGCAACGAGTTCCACGAGTCGTTCGCCCGCACCTACTTCCGTCGGTTCGGCGACGGCCTCGTCTCCTCGGTCGGTATCGGCACCTACCTCGGCGACGCGACCGACGAGCGCGACGACGCCTACTACACCGCCGTCCGCGAGGCGCTGGCGACGGGTGTCAACGTCATCGACACGGCAATCAACTACCGCCACCAGCGCTCCGAGCGCGTTGTCGGCCGCGCCATCGCCGACAGCGACGTAGACCGCGACGCCGTACTGCTGGCGACGAAGGGCGGCTTCGTCCCGTTCGACGGCGAGCGTCCCGACGACCCCGGACGGTACGTGCGCGAGGAGTTTTCCGACTACGAGTTCGTCCGGGGGAACTGTCTCGACCCCGACTTCGTGGGGGAGTCGCTCGACCGGTCGCTCGACAATCTCGGCGTCGAGTCGGTGGACCTCTACTATCTCCACAACCCCGAGATGCAACTGGAAGAACACGACTCCGAGACCGTCTACGACATGATCGAGGCGGCGTTCACGCGGCTGGAAGAGCGGGCCGCGGCGGGCGACATCAACCACTACGGCGTAGCGACGTGGGAGGGGCTGCGCGTGCCCGCGACCCACGAGTCGTATCTCTCCTTGCCCGAACTCGTGCGCAGGGCGCGGGCGGCCTCCGACGCCGCCGGAACGACATCGACGCATCTCCGGGCGCTCCAGCTCCCCTTCAACGTCCGGATGGCCGACGCGTTCACCGTCGAGAGCCACGCCGGACCGGAGGGCCAACAGAGCGCATTGTGGTTCGCCCACGAGGCCGGCCTCGACGTGTTCGCGAGCGCCCCACTGCTGCAGGGTGAACTTGCGGTGGAGGGTGGACTGCCGGACGGGGTCGCGGAGCGACTCGACGGCGAGACGACCGCACAGAAGGCCATCAACTTCGCCCGGTCCGCGCCGGGCGTGACGAGCGCCCTCGTCGGGATGGGGACCGTAGCGCACGTCGCGGAGAACGTCGCCGCCGGGGAGTACTCCCCGCTCGGCGCGGACGGCTTCGACGCCGTCTTCGAGTAG
- a CDS encoding DMT family transporter, producing MTGRYRNAGLFLTLAVLFGLSFIGIKTGLDALPPLFFAGLRFDIAAPLLLVFAALRYDAWYPTDPRDFLAIAVGGIALIAANNGLLFLGQQSITPATASVMYALNPILAPVFAIGILGDRLDARDAVGVLIGLVGVVVIVQPTPETLTAGSTVAKLYVLGAAAGIAVGSVLLRRIEPPLPSLPMAAWSMALGAVILHASSLAAGEAVVTSGTRGVVFAVLLVAIPSTAFAYPIYYHLLGAIGPVRTNLVGYVVPIVAALVGLVVLQQPINLATVVGFFVVLAGVSLLEREIVAEELARLR from the coding sequence GTGACCGGTCGCTACCGGAACGCCGGCTTGTTTCTCACGCTCGCGGTGCTGTTTGGCCTCTCCTTCATCGGTATCAAGACCGGCCTCGACGCGCTGCCGCCGCTGTTCTTCGCCGGCCTCCGGTTCGACATCGCCGCGCCGCTGCTGCTCGTGTTTGCTGCCCTTCGCTACGATGCGTGGTATCCGACCGACCCGCGTGACTTTCTCGCCATCGCGGTCGGCGGGATTGCGCTCATCGCCGCCAACAACGGGCTGTTGTTCTTGGGCCAGCAGTCGATTACCCCCGCGACGGCGTCGGTGATGTACGCGCTGAACCCGATTCTCGCCCCCGTCTTCGCCATCGGCATCCTCGGTGACCGACTCGACGCCCGCGACGCGGTCGGCGTCCTCATCGGCCTCGTGGGTGTGGTCGTCATCGTCCAGCCGACGCCGGAGACGCTCACCGCCGGCTCGACCGTCGCGAAGCTGTACGTCCTCGGTGCCGCTGCCGGTATCGCCGTCGGCAGCGTCCTGCTCCGGCGCATCGAGCCGCCGCTCCCGAGTCTCCCGATGGCCGCGTGGTCGATGGCGCTCGGAGCCGTCATCCTCCACGCGAGCAGTCTCGCGGCCGGCGAGGCGGTCGTGACCAGCGGCACCCGCGGTGTCGTCTTCGCCGTCCTGCTGGTCGCGATTCCCTCCACCGCGTTCGCCTACCCCATCTACTACCACCTGCTCGGCGCGATCGGCCCGGTGCGGACGAACCTCGTCGGCTACGTCGTCCCCATCGTCGCCGCGCTGGTCGGGCTAGTCGTGCTCCAGCAACCGATCAACCTCGCCACCGTCGTCGGCTTCTTCGTCGTGCTCGCGGGCGTTTCTCTGCTGGAGCGAGAAATCGTCGCCGAGGAGCTGGCTCGGCTCCGGTAA
- a CDS encoding HVO_0758 family zinc finger protein, translating into MDTVRQGLRAGDIEKDTYERLTCAHCGESLATRDTDDGVGKIRSCPDCDREYKEL; encoded by the coding sequence ATGGACACCGTTCGACAAGGGCTACGCGCCGGCGACATCGAGAAAGACACCTACGAGCGGCTGACCTGCGCCCACTGCGGGGAGTCGCTCGCGACGCGCGACACCGACGACGGCGTCGGCAAGATTCGCTCGTGTCCGGACTGCGACCGCGAGTACAAGGAGCTGTAG
- a CDS encoding MFS transporter gives MSRRRLFASLCSMVFLVNLARVVFAPLIEPVAADFNVTPGTLGVVTSAAWLGSALPRIPTGWLLTRVARHRVVVGAGVVLTLAAAVAGSAPSIPLLAGAAFLMGLASGVYFIAANPLVAELFPEGVGNALGIHGMASQMAAALASVIVLAVIAVTDDWRATFAAIAVVAALVTTVLFIIARRTDLPDAGSEDRDLLAATRAQLPIVLTGILITGSLGFVWNGLFNFYPTYMQTKQLDPATASLLLSVLFGAGVPSFFVGGRLADRVSNVPLLLSIATGFIACLFVLPHVAGLWPLVAITVATGFIIHLLFPTVDTYLLGSLPDQHRASAYTAYSATMMIPQALGGGVVGRLTDAGYAFDTLFTGLAGGLALIFVGVFVLYRADRLPARRFTETNQ, from the coding sequence GTGTCCCGTCGTCGGCTCTTCGCATCGCTGTGTTCGATGGTGTTCCTCGTCAATCTGGCGCGTGTCGTCTTCGCGCCGCTTATCGAGCCGGTAGCGGCGGATTTCAACGTCACCCCCGGAACGCTGGGCGTCGTCACGAGCGCCGCGTGGCTCGGAAGCGCGCTCCCGCGGATTCCGACCGGCTGGCTGCTCACCCGGGTCGCCCGCCACCGGGTCGTCGTCGGTGCCGGCGTCGTGTTGACGCTGGCCGCGGCGGTCGCCGGTTCCGCCCCCAGTATTCCGCTGCTCGCCGGTGCGGCCTTCCTGATGGGGTTAGCCTCGGGCGTCTACTTCATCGCCGCCAATCCGCTCGTCGCCGAACTGTTCCCCGAGGGCGTCGGAAACGCGCTCGGCATCCACGGGATGGCCTCACAGATGGCCGCCGCGCTCGCGTCCGTCATCGTGCTCGCGGTCATCGCCGTGACGGACGACTGGCGGGCGACCTTCGCCGCCATCGCCGTCGTCGCCGCGCTCGTGACGACGGTACTGTTCATCATCGCCCGCCGCACCGACCTGCCCGACGCGGGGAGCGAGGACCGGGACCTGCTGGCTGCCACCCGCGCGCAACTCCCCATCGTGTTGACCGGCATCCTCATCACCGGCTCGCTCGGCTTCGTCTGGAACGGACTGTTCAACTTCTATCCGACGTACATGCAGACCAAGCAGCTGGACCCCGCGACGGCGAGTCTGCTGTTGTCGGTGTTGTTCGGGGCGGGCGTGCCGTCGTTCTTCGTCGGCGGCCGACTCGCCGACCGGGTCTCGAACGTGCCGCTGTTGTTGAGTATCGCGACCGGCTTCATCGCCTGTCTGTTCGTGCTCCCGCACGTCGCGGGGCTGTGGCCGCTGGTCGCAATCACCGTCGCCACCGGTTTCATCATCCACCTGCTGTTCCCGACGGTCGACACGTATCTGCTCGGGTCGCTGCCCGACCAACACCGGGCGTCGGCGTACACGGCCTACTCGGCGACGATGATGATCCCACAGGCGCTCGGTGGCGGCGTCGTCGGGCGACTCACGGACGCCGGCTACGCGTTCGATACGCTGTTCACCGGGCTGGCAGGTGGCTTGGCGCTTATCTTTGTGGGCGTCTTCGTGCTCTACCGGGCAGACCGGCTCCCGGCGCGGCGGTTCACAGAGACGAACCAATAA
- a CDS encoding glycosyl transferase family 2 → MEYVQEQVTTLHDFGDARPTAPTNRAAVVVPMTEREHGSLAAEQVFTALESVAPDRVVVPLRADATAAPAVIDWLDEFALDIEPLWCDGPRLGDLLADEDLNGTRGKGRDVWLALGVAAESPYVAVHDADATSYSAEHVPRLLFPLDHGYSFSKGYYARVENGQLYGRLFRLLYRPLVRALAADNDADVLGYLESFRYALAGEFAATSETVRSLRVQRGWGLEVGTLGDAYAAAGFGGSAQVDLGRHEHDHRAVSGPAGLTTMADQVAAALLRVVEQHGVAPDYETLPDRYETAATRLTRAYATDAAFNGLSYDREDERRQVAEYADSVHPPGEDTRLPAWTDAPVSPDEVREAARRDVEALR, encoded by the coding sequence ATGGAGTACGTGCAGGAGCAGGTGACGACGCTCCACGACTTCGGCGACGCACGCCCGACCGCACCCACGAACCGCGCGGCCGTCGTCGTCCCGATGACCGAACGCGAACACGGCTCGCTGGCAGCCGAACAGGTGTTCACGGCCTTAGAGTCGGTCGCGCCCGACCGGGTGGTGGTCCCGCTGCGCGCGGACGCGACGGCGGCACCCGCCGTCATCGACTGGCTCGACGAGTTCGCGCTCGACATCGAGCCGCTGTGGTGTGACGGGCCGCGACTCGGTGATTTGCTCGCCGACGAGGACCTCAACGGCACTCGCGGCAAGGGACGCGACGTGTGGCTCGCGCTCGGCGTGGCAGCCGAGTCGCCGTACGTCGCGGTCCACGACGCCGACGCGACGAGCTATTCGGCCGAGCACGTCCCTCGACTGTTGTTCCCGCTCGACCACGGCTACTCCTTCTCGAAGGGGTACTACGCTCGCGTGGAAAACGGACAACTGTACGGGCGACTGTTCCGCCTGCTGTACCGACCGCTCGTCCGGGCGCTCGCGGCCGACAACGACGCCGACGTGCTCGGCTATCTGGAGTCGTTCCGGTACGCGCTGGCCGGAGAGTTCGCCGCCACGAGCGAGACGGTGCGGTCGCTGCGCGTCCAGCGGGGCTGGGGGCTCGAAGTCGGGACGCTTGGTGACGCCTACGCGGCCGCCGGCTTCGGCGGGAGCGCACAGGTGGATTTGGGTCGACACGAACACGACCACCGCGCCGTCTCCGGGCCCGCCGGCCTGACGACGATGGCGGACCAGGTGGCGGCCGCGCTGTTGCGTGTCGTCGAGCAACACGGGGTCGCGCCCGACTACGAGACGCTCCCCGACCGGTACGAGACGGCGGCGACCCGGCTCACCCGCGCGTACGCGACGGACGCGGCGTTCAACGGGCTCTCCTATGACCGCGAGGACGAGCGCCGACAGGTGGCCGAGTACGCCGACTCGGTTCACCCGCCCGGCGAGGATACGCGACTACCGGCGTGGACGGACGCACCAGTCTCGCCCGACGAGGTGCGGGAGGCCGCCCGGCGAGACGTGGAGGCGCTCCGGTGA
- a CDS encoding DUF7109 family protein has product MTLSPDEVAGVVDLFGELSPTELARAREELGYRLGEAIPETDVRAAVRAYTLVPYERDGERRIAVGPTAFPVIPDGGEDLPHILDIEPRTPERDALVAAALDRFREASLLALRIERAGACERLVDVSYDIEAWADVSLGAIRERLDAATR; this is encoded by the coding sequence GTGACCCTCTCGCCCGACGAGGTGGCCGGCGTGGTCGACCTGTTCGGCGAACTCTCGCCGACGGAGTTGGCCCGCGCCCGCGAGGAACTCGGCTACCGGCTGGGCGAGGCGATTCCCGAGACGGACGTGCGGGCGGCCGTCCGGGCGTACACGCTCGTCCCGTACGAGCGCGACGGAGAGCGCCGCATCGCGGTCGGGCCGACGGCGTTTCCGGTGATTCCCGACGGCGGCGAGGACCTCCCACACATCCTCGATATCGAGCCGCGCACGCCCGAGCGGGACGCGCTCGTCGCCGCCGCACTCGACCGCTTTCGCGAGGCGAGCCTGTTGGCGCTCCGGATCGAGCGAGCGGGGGCGTGCGAGCGGCTGGTGGACGTGAGCTACGACATCGAGGCGTGGGCGGACGTGTCGCTCGGCGCGATTCGCGAGCGACTCGACGCGGCTACTCGATAG
- a CDS encoding winged helix-turn-helix domain-containing protein — MSATESEQTDDADGWEAVRELPPSAKLVAKTLEHEDRLTQSQLADETLLPTRTVRYALSRLEECGVVASRFSFTDARKRVYTLAIE, encoded by the coding sequence ATGAGCGCCACCGAATCCGAGCAGACAGACGACGCCGACGGCTGGGAAGCCGTCCGCGAGCTCCCGCCGAGCGCGAAGCTCGTCGCCAAGACGTTAGAACACGAAGACAGGCTCACGCAGTCGCAGTTGGCCGACGAGACGCTGTTGCCGACCCGGACGGTCAGATACGCCCTCTCCCGACTGGAGGAGTGTGGCGTCGTCGCGTCGCGATTCTCCTTCACCGACGCGCGAAAACGCGTCTACACGCTCGCTATCGAGTAG
- the pan1 gene encoding proteasome-activating nucleotidase Pan1: MTDTVENIDLPYDEGDSKQEKLDSLREQLETIEAQNEEMRDKLLDANAENNKYQQKLERLTHENKKLKQSPLFVATVQELTDEGVVIKQHGNNQEALTDVTDELREDLSPDDRVAVNNSLSIVKQLDDETDVRARVMEVEQKPDVGYEDIGGIDAQMEEVRETVELPLKSPEMFDDVGIDAPSGVLLHGPPGTGKTMLAKAVANQTDATFIRMAGSELVHKFIGEGAKLVRDLFELARQHQPAVIFIDEIDAIASKRTDSKTSGDAEVQRTMMQLLAEMDGFEERGDISIIAATNRFDMLDRAILRPGRFDRLIEVPKPDAEGRELIFEIHTRDMNVADEVDFAELADIAATASGAEIKAVCTEAGMFAIRDDRTEVRTEDFEQAWAKIDHEDEESSEVSKTFA; the protein is encoded by the coding sequence ATGACTGACACTGTCGAGAACATTGATCTCCCGTACGACGAGGGAGACTCGAAGCAGGAGAAACTCGACTCGCTGCGCGAGCAGCTGGAGACCATCGAGGCGCAAAACGAGGAGATGCGCGACAAGCTGTTGGACGCGAACGCGGAGAACAACAAGTACCAACAGAAGCTCGAACGGCTCACCCACGAGAACAAGAAGCTCAAGCAGTCGCCGCTGTTCGTCGCGACGGTCCAGGAGCTGACCGACGAGGGCGTCGTCATCAAACAGCACGGCAACAACCAGGAGGCGCTGACGGACGTGACCGACGAACTCCGGGAAGACCTCTCGCCAGACGACCGCGTCGCCGTCAACAACTCCCTGTCCATCGTCAAGCAACTCGACGACGAGACGGACGTTCGCGCCCGCGTGATGGAGGTCGAACAGAAGCCGGACGTGGGGTACGAGGACATCGGCGGCATCGACGCCCAGATGGAGGAGGTCCGCGAGACGGTCGAACTCCCGCTCAAGAGTCCGGAAATGTTCGACGACGTCGGTATCGACGCCCCGAGCGGCGTCCTGCTCCACGGTCCGCCGGGGACGGGGAAGACGATGCTCGCGAAGGCCGTCGCGAACCAGACGGACGCCACGTTCATCCGGATGGCCGGCTCCGAGCTGGTCCACAAGTTCATCGGCGAGGGTGCAAAGCTCGTGCGTGACCTGTTCGAACTCGCCCGCCAGCACCAGCCGGCGGTCATCTTCATCGACGAAATCGACGCCATCGCCTCCAAGCGCACCGACTCGAAAACGTCGGGCGACGCCGAGGTCCAGCGCACGATGATGCAGCTGCTCGCCGAGATGGACGGCTTCGAGGAGCGCGGCGACATCTCGATTATCGCCGCGACAAATCGGTTCGACATGCTCGACCGCGCCATCCTCCGGCCGGGTCGCTTCGACCGGCTCATCGAGGTGCCGAAGCCCGACGCCGAGGGGCGTGAGCTCATCTTCGAGATTCACACCCGCGACATGAACGTCGCCGACGAGGTCGACTTCGCGGAACTCGCCGACATCGCCGCCACCGCGTCGGGTGCGGAGATCAAGGCCGTCTGTACGGAAGCCGGGATGTTCGCGATTCGCGACGACCGGACGGAGGTCCGCACGGAGGACTTCGAGCAGGCGTGGGCGAAAATCGACCACGAGGACGAGGAGTCCAGCGAGGTCTCGAAGACCTTCGCATGA
- a CDS encoding DUF5800 family protein encodes MTILSFDEQGVDVVYEGTEFRLEKPLIEDATQKDYPDVTDHEVLKLVEEEPSLSGEPRRVSDILA; translated from the coding sequence ATGACGATTCTCTCCTTCGACGAGCAGGGTGTCGACGTGGTGTACGAGGGGACGGAGTTCCGATTGGAGAAGCCGCTCATCGAGGACGCCACCCAGAAGGACTACCCGGATGTCACCGACCACGAGGTGCTGAAGCTGGTGGAAGAAGAGCCGTCGCTGTCGGGGGAGCCGCGCCGCGTCAGCGATATCCTCGCCTGA
- a CDS encoding polymer-forming cytoskeletal protein translates to MSLRSDPLDRLAIPDGTHVEEHDLVADGDIIVGGQSTVEFGVRGQNVVAGERVKFGGDIEADGDCRLDMWCDVDGNVLVGEDAYLGERVHIAGQLMVSGDIDIGDDVDIEEGFEANGWIVIRNPVPTVVFLFIYLAQLLRLGEEEAAEEVFETLDADREADPVLIPRSSHVSDDAWRVSTPASVGSNCRLHGNIRATELDIGTDTELFGSLRAKSDITIGANTAVHGDVTTRGGTVTIGPGVHIRGDVACEHLELDDRATIDGTLRARGEIQVVSSEIPVTDTGEDDVEPAIVRVDGETDDERPGVEAAVVEVEQAVRRVEDDEAADTSDADDTGNQEPSETVAIPDAEETADAEEGHSDDGLAGALAEAEKR, encoded by the coding sequence ATGTCACTCCGGTCCGACCCGCTGGACCGACTCGCAATCCCCGACGGCACCCACGTCGAGGAACACGACCTCGTCGCCGACGGCGACATCATCGTCGGCGGGCAGTCGACCGTCGAGTTCGGCGTCCGCGGCCAGAACGTCGTCGCCGGCGAGCGCGTCAAGTTCGGCGGCGACATCGAGGCCGACGGCGACTGCCGACTCGACATGTGGTGTGACGTGGACGGGAACGTCCTCGTCGGCGAAGACGCCTACCTCGGCGAGCGCGTCCACATCGCCGGCCAACTCATGGTTTCTGGCGATATTGACATCGGCGACGACGTGGATATCGAGGAGGGGTTCGAGGCCAACGGCTGGATCGTCATCCGCAACCCAGTACCGACGGTGGTCTTCCTGTTCATCTATCTCGCCCAGCTGCTCCGACTCGGCGAGGAGGAAGCAGCGGAGGAAGTGTTCGAGACGCTCGACGCCGACCGGGAAGCCGACCCCGTGCTCATCCCGCGCTCGTCGCACGTCTCCGACGACGCGTGGCGCGTCTCCACCCCCGCGAGCGTCGGGTCGAACTGTCGGCTCCACGGCAACATCCGCGCGACCGAACTCGACATCGGCACCGACACCGAACTGTTCGGGAGCCTCCGCGCGAAATCCGACATCACCATCGGTGCGAACACCGCGGTCCACGGCGACGTGACGACTCGCGGCGGGACGGTCACCATCGGTCCCGGCGTCCACATCCGCGGCGACGTGGCCTGTGAACATCTCGAACTCGACGACCGCGCGACCATCGACGGGACGCTCCGCGCCCGCGGCGAGATTCAGGTCGTCAGCAGCGAGATTCCGGTCACCGACACCGGCGAAGACGACGTAGAGCCGGCCATCGTCCGCGTCGACGGCGAAACCGACGACGAGCGTCCCGGTGTCGAAGCCGCCGTCGTCGAGGTCGAACAGGCCGTCCGACGGGTCGAAGACGACGAGGCGGCCGATACCAGCGATGCGGACGACACGGGAAACCAGGAGCCGTCCGAGACCGTCGCGATTCCCGACGCCGAGGAGACGGCAGACGCCGAGGAGGGCCACAGCGACGACGGTCTCGCCGGGGCGCTCGCCGAGGCGGAAAAGCGGTAG
- a CDS encoding redox-regulated ATPase YchF, with protein MLSVALAGKPNAGKSTFYKAATMADVDIGNYPFTTIDPNRGVTHVRTECPCLDRDERCGNENCHDGKRYVPVELLDVAGLVPGAHEGKGLGNQFLDALSNADVILNVVDAAGGTNAEGEPVETGSYDPTNDVEFIEREMDLWIAGILTDNWETVTRQSRSPDFDIDDALTEVLTGVGGTTASVARVLRSVEYPDAPQAWEDEDRERLAEAFRRETKPIVVVANKADIAPEENIEALRETATGPVVPCTAEGELALRTASEAGVIDYDTGDADFEIRGDVSDAQADGLDQIRDVMAQFGGTGVQTALDTAVYDHLDQITAYPVQNETRWTDGQGNVLPDAFLLDTGATPKDLAYAVHSDIGDGYLHAVDARADRRVGEDHELTEGDVVKIVSTAS; from the coding sequence ATGCTCTCGGTCGCGCTCGCCGGCAAGCCGAACGCCGGTAAATCGACGTTTTACAAGGCCGCGACGATGGCCGACGTGGACATCGGGAACTACCCGTTTACGACCATCGACCCGAACCGCGGCGTCACGCACGTCCGCACGGAGTGTCCGTGTCTCGACCGCGACGAGCGGTGTGGCAACGAGAACTGCCACGACGGGAAGCGGTACGTCCCGGTCGAACTGCTCGACGTGGCCGGGCTCGTCCCCGGTGCCCACGAGGGGAAGGGACTGGGCAATCAGTTCCTCGACGCGCTCTCGAACGCCGACGTGATACTGAACGTCGTGGACGCCGCCGGCGGCACGAACGCCGAGGGCGAACCGGTCGAGACGGGCAGCTACGACCCCACGAACGACGTCGAGTTCATCGAACGCGAGATGGACCTCTGGATTGCGGGTATCCTCACGGACAACTGGGAGACGGTCACCCGGCAGTCCCGCTCGCCCGACTTCGATATCGACGACGCGCTGACGGAGGTGCTCACCGGCGTCGGCGGGACGACCGCGAGCGTCGCCCGCGTCCTCCGGAGCGTTGAGTATCCTGACGCGCCACAGGCATGGGAGGACGAGGACCGCGAACGACTCGCCGAGGCGTTCCGCCGTGAGACAAAGCCAATCGTCGTCGTCGCCAACAAGGCCGACATCGCCCCCGAGGAGAACATCGAAGCACTCCGTGAGACCGCCACCGGTCCGGTTGTCCCCTGCACGGCGGAGGGTGAACTCGCGCTCCGAACCGCGAGCGAGGCCGGCGTCATCGACTACGACACCGGCGACGCCGACTTCGAGATTCGGGGTGACGTGTCCGACGCACAGGCGGACGGGCTTGACCAGATTCGCGACGTGATGGCTCAGTTCGGCGGAACGGGCGTCCAGACCGCTCTCGACACCGCCGTCTACGACCATCTCGACCAGATTACGGCCTACCCAGTCCAGAACGAGACACGCTGGACGGACGGACAGGGGAACGTGCTCCCGGACGCGTTCTTACTCGATACCGGCGCGACCCCGAAGGACCTCGCGTACGCCGTCCACTCGGATATCGGCGACGGCTACCTCCACGCGGTCGACGCTCGCGCCGACCGCCGGGTCGGCGAGGACCACGAACTCACGGAAGGGGATGTCGTCAAAATCGTCTCGACCGCGAGTTAG
- a CDS encoding pyridoxal phosphate-dependent aminotransferase — MSRFSDRVEAISISGIREVFEAASDDAINLGLGQPDFPTPAHARRGAIEAIEAGEVDAYTSNKGTIGLREAIAEKHARDNDLDMDPNDVIATAGGSEALHLAMEAHVNEGEEVIFPDPGFVAYDALTKLAGGTPKPVALRDDLTLDPAAVEEAITDDTAVFVVNSPANPTGTVQSPEDMREFARIADEHDVLCLSDEVYERIIFEGDHRSPMEFGENVAVVNACSKTYSMTGWRLGWVTSTTDRIERMLRVHQYVQACASAPAQYAAEAALSGPQDVVAEMRDSFHERRDVLLDGLADMGLETPTPQGAFYAMPRVPDGWIDAVIDEGVVVVPGEAFGEHGAGHARISYAVDVETLKEALDAMRAATDRVS, encoded by the coding sequence ATGTCACGCTTTTCGGACCGGGTGGAGGCCATCTCCATCTCGGGGATTCGCGAGGTGTTCGAGGCCGCGAGCGACGACGCCATCAATCTCGGCTTGGGGCAGCCGGATTTCCCGACGCCGGCGCACGCGCGCCGCGGCGCAATCGAGGCCATCGAAGCCGGCGAGGTAGACGCGTACACCTCGAACAAGGGGACAATCGGACTGCGCGAGGCCATTGCCGAGAAACACGCCCGCGACAACGACCTCGACATGGACCCGAACGACGTCATCGCGACCGCCGGCGGGAGCGAAGCCCTCCACCTCGCGATGGAGGCCCACGTGAACGAGGGCGAGGAGGTCATCTTTCCGGACCCCGGCTTCGTCGCCTACGACGCCCTGACGAAGCTCGCGGGCGGCACCCCGAAACCCGTCGCGCTGCGCGACGACCTCACGCTCGACCCCGCGGCCGTCGAGGAGGCGATTACCGACGACACCGCCGTGTTCGTCGTCAACTCACCGGCGAATCCGACGGGGACGGTGCAGTCGCCCGAGGATATGCGCGAGTTCGCCCGCATCGCCGACGAGCACGACGTGCTCTGTCTCTCGGATGAGGTGTACGAACGAATCATCTTCGAGGGGGACCACCGCTCGCCGATGGAGTTCGGCGAAAACGTCGCCGTCGTGAACGCCTGCTCGAAGACCTACTCGATGACCGGCTGGCGGCTCGGGTGGGTCACCTCGACGACCGACCGCATCGAGCGCATGCTCCGGGTCCACCAGTACGTGCAGGCCTGTGCGTCGGCACCGGCACAGTACGCCGCCGAGGCCGCCCTCTCCGGCCCGCAGGACGTCGTGGCGGAGATGCGCGACTCCTTCCACGAGCGCCGCGACGTGCTACTCGACGGGCTTGCCGACATGGGGTTGGAGACGCCGACGCCGCAGGGAGCGTTCTACGCGATGCCGCGCGTCCCCGACGGGTGGATCGACGCGGTCATCGACGAGGGCGTCGTCGTTGTCCCCGGTGAGGCGTTCGGCGAGCACGGCGCTGGCCACGCGCGTATCTCCTATGCAGTCGACGTAGAAACGCTGAAGGAGGCGCTCGACGCGATGCGGGCGGCGACCGACCGCGTCAGCTAA